Proteins encoded within one genomic window of Streptomyces kaniharaensis:
- a CDS encoding DUF7144 family membrane protein, with amino-acid sequence MPTAAPHGEDPAAGARGSGSTGSGLITFAGVLLILLGSLNALDGIAAIARSHFFVGNAHYVFGDLRSWGWAILFLAVAQLAAAYGVLALRAQWARWTGVVVLGLNAFAQMVFAPSYPLWSVTVIAIDVIGIYGLTAQSTSEQWAPTADGTAPPVRAERGSGPGTGA; translated from the coding sequence ATGCCCACCGCCGCCCCGCACGGTGAAGACCCGGCAGCCGGCGCCCGCGGAAGCGGCAGCACAGGCTCCGGACTGATCACCTTCGCCGGTGTGCTGCTGATCCTGCTGGGCTCCCTCAACGCCCTGGACGGCATCGCCGCCATCGCGCGGTCGCACTTCTTCGTCGGCAACGCCCACTACGTCTTCGGCGACCTCCGGTCCTGGGGCTGGGCGATCCTTTTCCTGGCCGTCGCCCAGCTGGCCGCGGCCTACGGCGTGCTGGCCCTTCGTGCCCAGTGGGCCCGCTGGACCGGCGTCGTCGTGCTCGGCCTCAACGCCTTCGCGCAGATGGTCTTCGCTCCCTCGTACCCGCTCTGGTCGGTGACCGTCATCGCGATCGACGTGATCGGCATCTACGGCCTGACCGCCCAGAGTACGTCCGAGCAGTGGGCCCCGACGGCCGACGGCACAGCGCCCCCGGTACGGGCCGAGCGGGGTTCCGGGCCCGGCACCGGGGCGTGA
- a CDS encoding polyphosphate kinase 2 family protein yields MSDKRTAKRIAKFIKPLRVEPGSRVNLAEDFDPRYKAGMKKREAAELLRTGVSLLSEYQARLAAQDTYGVLLCLQALDAGGKDGTIRHVMSGVNPQGVQVSSFKVPSTEELDHDFLWRYAQRLPARGDIGIFNRSHYEEVLVVRVHPENLDRQKLPEEAKGPGVWHRRYREINDWERYLTDNGIKVVKIFLNLSKEEQRTRFLKRIDLPEKNWKFSAADIRERERWDDYQEAFSDVLSATSTPWAPWYVVPADRKWFARICAAAVLAHTLIGIDPQYPTVDEQAGKDLLAAKRRLEKEAPRGAARDPYAAKHRTD; encoded by the coding sequence ATGTCGGACAAACGGACGGCCAAGCGCATTGCGAAGTTCATCAAGCCGCTGCGGGTGGAGCCGGGGTCGCGGGTGAACCTCGCGGAGGACTTCGATCCCCGCTACAAGGCGGGCATGAAGAAGCGCGAGGCCGCGGAGCTGCTGCGCACCGGCGTGTCGCTGCTGTCGGAGTACCAGGCCCGGCTGGCCGCTCAGGACACCTACGGAGTCCTGCTCTGCCTCCAGGCGCTCGACGCCGGCGGGAAGGACGGGACGATCCGTCACGTCATGAGCGGGGTCAACCCGCAGGGCGTCCAGGTGAGCAGCTTCAAGGTGCCTTCCACTGAGGAGCTCGACCACGACTTCCTGTGGCGGTACGCGCAGCGGCTCCCGGCACGTGGGGACATCGGGATCTTCAACCGGTCGCACTACGAGGAGGTCCTCGTGGTGCGTGTCCACCCGGAGAACCTCGACCGGCAGAAGCTGCCGGAGGAGGCGAAGGGCCCTGGGGTCTGGCACCGCCGGTACCGGGAGATCAACGACTGGGAGCGCTACCTCACCGACAACGGGATCAAGGTGGTGAAGATCTTCCTGAACCTCTCCAAGGAGGAGCAGCGCACCCGCTTCCTGAAGCGGATCGACCTGCCCGAGAAGAACTGGAAGTTCTCCGCGGCCGACATCCGCGAGCGCGAGCGTTGGGACGACTACCAGGAGGCGTTCTCCGACGTGCTGTCGGCCACGAGCACGCCGTGGGCACCCTGGTACGTCGTACCGGCCGACCGCAAGTGGTTCGCGCGCATCTGCGCGGCGGCGGTGCTCGCCCACACCCTGATCGGGATCGATCCGCAGTACCCCACGGTCGACGAGCAGGCCGGGAAGGACCTCCTCGCGGCCAAGCGCCGACTGGAGAAGGAGGCCCCCAGGGGCGCCGCGCGTGACCCGTACGCGGCGAAGCACCGGACCGACTGA
- a CDS encoding CPBP family intramembrane glutamic endopeptidase: MRLRRPAAPGIVLASVLTVLILVNLADNGLLPSLGLANAALTIAVLTVIVWWAGGTRDDVALGRGTIRRGAIWAAALIGVVATVYLVAALLPFTRELFSDRRSAHLPGGEVALRVFVAVPLGTVLLEEYAFRGVLYGLIRRYRGTVTATVTSSLLFGLWHVLPSLHVATQKPALTAVFGHTPVGAVIADLGAVLFTSAAGVLFCELRRRSDSLLAPIGLHWATNALGYLAAYALTRLA, encoded by the coding sequence ATGCGACTTCGCCGCCCGGCGGCTCCCGGGATCGTACTGGCCTCGGTGTTGACCGTCCTGATTCTGGTGAACCTCGCCGACAACGGTCTCCTGCCGTCGCTCGGCCTGGCCAACGCCGCCCTGACGATCGCGGTCCTCACCGTGATCGTGTGGTGGGCCGGCGGCACCCGGGACGACGTCGCCCTGGGCAGGGGAACGATTCGGCGCGGCGCGATCTGGGCGGCGGCCCTGATCGGCGTCGTCGCCACGGTCTACCTGGTCGCCGCTCTGCTGCCGTTCACCCGTGAGCTGTTCTCCGACCGGCGCAGCGCGCACCTGCCCGGTGGAGAGGTGGCCCTGCGCGTGTTCGTCGCCGTCCCGCTGGGCACCGTGCTCCTCGAGGAGTACGCCTTCCGCGGCGTGCTGTACGGGCTGATCCGGCGCTACCGCGGCACAGTCACGGCAACCGTCACCTCGTCGCTGCTGTTCGGGCTCTGGCACGTCCTCCCCTCCCTGCACGTGGCCACCCAGAAACCCGCGCTCACCGCGGTCTTCGGCCACACCCCCGTCGGTGCGGTCATCGCCGACCTCGGCGCGGTGCTCTTCACCTCAGCCGCCGGTGTGCTCTTCTGCGAGCTGCGCCGCCGCAGTGACAGCCTGCTGGCACCGATCGGGCTGCACTGGGCGACCAACGCGCTGGGCTATCTCGCCGCGTACGCCCTGACGCGGCTGGCATAG
- a CDS encoding alpha/beta hydrolase — protein MNTHAEDPEPAKKFARFRKPPNLTLPGCWGALVLSCLSFTPSLLPRGGFLQGLIWGIAAAIGYGLGVLAASVWRAFADREPRHPKRMAWRTFLISAAVLLVVFFGLGQYWQYLIRGMMGVQDYNIALVVLSPVVAVVVFGLLLLIGRGLRALYRRTADVLGRRIGQRAARATGWILVSGLAYLVITGLLLDGFVGIANQVFSLRDGATPEGVHQPASTLRSGGPGSLVAWDSLGRQGRGFVGTGPSEGDIARFTHRPAMEPIRSYAGLWSSGDTASRAELAVKDLDRAGGFQRANLLVVTTTGSGWVDPASVDTFEYLGGGDTATVAIQYSYLPSWISYLVDQSKARAAGRDLFDAVYDVWSKLPQATRPRLFVAGESLGSFGGETAFSGEYDLRNRTSGTLFAGPPNFNTLFREFSDNRAAGSPEIQPVYKDGRTVRFTNDPAAGAPPADQPWTGTRVLYLMHSSDPIVWWSPHLIFNEPDWIAETPGKDVLKGIVWIPFVTFWQVTADLPFSTGVPSGHGHKYKAEYVDGWNAVLQSPGISAQDLDVLRNVIAEGG, from the coding sequence TTGAACACACACGCCGAGGACCCGGAACCCGCGAAGAAGTTCGCGAGGTTCCGGAAGCCGCCGAATCTCACGCTTCCCGGCTGCTGGGGCGCGCTCGTTCTCTCGTGCCTGTCCTTCACACCATCGCTGCTGCCACGCGGTGGCTTCCTCCAGGGCCTGATCTGGGGCATCGCCGCTGCCATCGGCTACGGGCTCGGAGTACTCGCGGCATCCGTCTGGCGCGCTTTCGCCGACCGGGAGCCCAGGCACCCCAAGCGCATGGCCTGGCGCACATTCCTCATCAGCGCGGCCGTGCTGCTCGTCGTCTTCTTCGGGCTCGGGCAGTACTGGCAGTACCTGATCCGCGGAATGATGGGGGTCCAGGACTACAACATCGCACTCGTCGTTCTCTCGCCCGTCGTCGCGGTAGTGGTGTTCGGTCTCCTTCTACTGATCGGGCGCGGCCTTCGGGCGCTCTACCGCAGAACCGCGGACGTACTCGGCCGCCGCATCGGGCAGCGCGCGGCCAGGGCGACCGGCTGGATTCTGGTCTCCGGCCTGGCCTACCTGGTGATCACCGGTCTCCTGCTGGACGGGTTCGTCGGCATCGCCAACCAGGTGTTCTCACTTCGCGACGGCGCGACCCCGGAGGGCGTGCACCAGCCCGCCAGCACCCTGCGCTCGGGTGGGCCGGGCTCGCTCGTCGCGTGGGATTCGCTCGGACGGCAGGGGCGCGGCTTCGTCGGCACCGGCCCGTCGGAGGGCGACATCGCGAGGTTCACCCATCGCCCGGCCATGGAACCGATCCGGTCCTACGCCGGTCTGTGGTCATCCGGCGACACCGCGTCCCGTGCCGAGCTGGCGGTCAAGGATCTCGACCGCGCGGGCGGCTTCCAGCGCGCGAACCTGCTCGTGGTGACCACGACCGGAAGCGGCTGGGTCGACCCGGCGTCGGTCGACACCTTCGAGTACCTCGGCGGCGGTGACACGGCGACGGTGGCGATCCAGTACTCCTACCTGCCGTCCTGGATCTCCTACCTCGTGGACCAGTCCAAGGCCAGGGCCGCCGGCCGCGATCTGTTCGACGCGGTCTACGACGTCTGGTCGAAGCTGCCGCAGGCGACCCGGCCGAGACTCTTCGTCGCCGGGGAGAGCCTGGGGTCCTTCGGCGGTGAAACGGCGTTCAGCGGCGAGTACGACCTGCGCAACCGCACCTCGGGCACGCTGTTCGCCGGTCCGCCCAACTTCAATACCCTGTTCCGAGAGTTCAGTGACAACCGCGCCGCCGGCAGCCCGGAGATCCAGCCGGTCTACAAGGACGGCCGGACCGTGCGCTTCACGAACGACCCCGCGGCGGGGGCTCCGCCCGCAGATCAGCCATGGACGGGTACCCGGGTTCTGTATCTGATGCACAGTTCCGACCCGATCGTCTGGTGGAGCCCGCACCTGATCTTCAACGAGCCCGACTGGATCGCCGAAACGCCTGGCAAGGACGTGCTCAAGGGGATCGTCTGGATCCCGTTCGTGACGTTCTGGCAGGTCACCGCCGACCTTCCGTTCTCCACCGGCGTTCCGAGCGGCCACGGCCACAAGTACAAGGCCGAGTACGTGGACGGCTGGAATGCCGTACTCCAGTCTCCCGGGATCTCCGCCCAGGACCTCGACGTCCTCAGGAACGTCATCGCAGAAGGGGGATGA
- a CDS encoding SHOCT domain-containing protein, translated as MPGLLRGVARTAVVAGTATAVSNRVSRRQAGRWAQQDMAAEPAPPPPPPAPAAPAATSMDEKLAQLQQLGQLRDQGVLTEEEFAAQKQRLLAG; from the coding sequence ATGCCTGGATTGCTGCGCGGTGTCGCGCGCACCGCCGTCGTCGCCGGAACGGCAACCGCCGTGTCCAACCGGGTCTCCCGCCGTCAGGCGGGTCGTTGGGCCCAACAGGACATGGCGGCCGAACCCGCGCCGCCCCCGCCGCCCCCTGCTCCTGCCGCGCCCGCGGCGACGAGCATGGACGAGAAGCTCGCCCAGCTGCAGCAGTTGGGGCAGCTGAGGGACCAAGGAGTCCTCACGGAGGAGGAGTTCGCGGCGCAGAAGCAGCGGCTTCTCGCCGGCTGA
- a CDS encoding exodeoxyribonuclease III → MIVVTSANVNGIRAAAKKGFIEWLAATDADVICLQEVRSEPEQLPVELRDLEGWHAAWAPSAAKGRAGVAILSRQEPQRTAIGFGSQEFDDSGRYLEIDLPGLTVASLYLPSGEVGTERQDEKERFMAEFLDHLTALRTRAAADGREVVVCGDWNIAHRPEDLKNWKANQKSAGFLPEERAWLSRVYDEAGYVDVVRALHPDRTGPYSWWSYRGRAFDNDSGWRIDLIVSTENLADKAVEAYVERAATHAERWSDHAPVTAVFDVGDN, encoded by the coding sequence GTGATCGTGGTGACAAGTGCGAATGTGAACGGGATCCGGGCGGCGGCCAAGAAGGGCTTCATCGAGTGGCTGGCCGCCACCGACGCCGATGTGATCTGCCTGCAGGAGGTGCGCTCCGAGCCCGAGCAACTGCCCGTCGAGCTACGCGACTTGGAGGGCTGGCACGCGGCCTGGGCCCCGTCCGCCGCCAAGGGCCGGGCCGGCGTCGCCATCCTGTCGCGACAGGAACCGCAGCGGACCGCGATCGGCTTCGGCTCGCAGGAGTTCGACGACTCGGGCCGGTACCTCGAAATCGACCTCCCCGGACTGACCGTCGCCAGCCTCTACCTCCCCAGCGGCGAGGTCGGCACCGAACGCCAGGACGAGAAGGAACGCTTCATGGCGGAGTTCCTCGACCACCTCACCGCCCTGCGCACCCGCGCCGCCGCCGACGGCCGCGAGGTCGTCGTCTGCGGCGACTGGAACATCGCCCACCGCCCCGAGGACCTCAAGAACTGGAAGGCCAACCAGAAGTCCGCCGGCTTCCTCCCCGAGGAACGAGCCTGGCTCTCCCGCGTCTACGACGAAGCCGGCTACGTCGACGTCGTCCGCGCCCTCCACCCCGACCGCACCGGCCCCTACTCCTGGTGGTCCTACCGCGGCCGCGCCTTCGACAACGACTCGGGCTGGCGCATCGACCTGATCGTTTCCACCGAGAACCTCGCCGACAAGGCCGTCGAGGCCTACGTCGAACGCGCCGCCACCCACGCCGAACGCTGGTCCGATCACGCGCCCGTCACCGCGGTGTTCGACGTCGGCGATAACTGA
- a CDS encoding DUF6325 family protein, which produces MAEDVLAETGPIDYLVVEFPGNRMTGEGLPLLIDLVDRGVIRILDFAFVRKDTDGTVTGMELADFDGDGLLDLAVFEGVGSGLLGADDLGEAAAVLEPGNSAGVLIYENTWAAPFTSALRRAGARVVASGRVPLPDLLRSLDELDDANGTDRTDASGGSAPGPSATE; this is translated from the coding sequence ATGGCCGAGGACGTCCTCGCCGAGACCGGGCCCATCGACTACCTGGTGGTCGAGTTCCCCGGCAACCGCATGACCGGAGAGGGGCTCCCGCTGCTGATCGACTTGGTGGACCGGGGTGTGATCCGCATCCTGGACTTCGCGTTCGTGCGCAAGGACACCGACGGCACCGTCACGGGTATGGAACTGGCCGACTTCGACGGCGACGGCCTGCTGGACCTGGCCGTCTTCGAGGGCGTCGGCTCGGGTCTGCTCGGCGCCGACGACCTGGGCGAGGCCGCCGCAGTCCTCGAGCCCGGGAACTCGGCCGGTGTGCTCATCTACGAGAACACCTGGGCAGCGCCGTTCACCTCAGCCCTGCGACGGGCCGGCGCCCGGGTCGTCGCCAGTGGCCGGGTGCCCCTGCCGGACCTGCTGCGTTCCCTGGACGAGCTGGACGACGCCAACGGGACGGACCGGACGGACGCGTCGGGCGGCTCCGCCCCCGGGCCGTCCGCCACCGAGTGA
- a CDS encoding DUF1269 domain-containing protein, whose translation MGLSRISLRSEAMMATLTVWRFPSATGAEEALATLKKLGRQELIKVQDGAVITWPEGARKPKTRHLSDMTDMGALGGAFWGFLLGMIFFVPLLGAAVGAAGGALGGHLAHLGIDEGFIKQVREKVTPGTSALFVLSSDAVLDRVRSAFEGWHAELLETNLSADEEARLREAFTEGE comes from the coding sequence ATGGGGCTGTCGCGCATTTCCCTGCGATCGGAGGCCATGATGGCGACCCTGACGGTATGGCGCTTTCCCAGCGCGACCGGAGCCGAGGAAGCTCTCGCCACGCTGAAGAAGCTGGGGCGCCAAGAGCTGATCAAGGTCCAGGACGGAGCCGTGATCACCTGGCCGGAAGGTGCCAGGAAGCCGAAGACCCGCCACCTGAGCGACATGACCGACATGGGCGCCTTAGGTGGCGCCTTCTGGGGCTTCCTCCTCGGGATGATCTTCTTCGTCCCCCTTCTCGGCGCGGCGGTGGGCGCGGCCGGAGGCGCGCTGGGGGGCCACCTCGCTCACCTCGGCATCGACGAGGGCTTCATCAAGCAGGTGCGGGAGAAGGTGACGCCCGGCACCTCCGCATTGTTCGTGCTCAGCTCCGACGCCGTGCTCGATCGGGTCAGATCCGCGTTCGAGGGCTGGCACGCCGAACTCCTGGAGACGAACCTCTCGGCGGACGAAGAGGCCCGGCTGCGCGAAGCGTTCACCGAAGGCGAGTGA
- a CDS encoding DUF7144 family membrane protein, whose translation MTGSVTGGGRTTQVPEHRPFVTGWTIFAAVMLISGGIMAIFQGVAAITKDSLIVVTRHYVYSMNTEGWGWIHLILGIVVVLAGMALFTGAVWARVVGVVVAGLEMIANFLWLPYYPFWAVVLIAIDAFVIWALCVGTTRKEA comes from the coding sequence ATGACCGGCAGTGTTACCGGAGGCGGCCGTACCACCCAGGTGCCCGAACACCGCCCCTTTGTGACGGGGTGGACCATCTTCGCCGCGGTCATGCTGATCTCCGGCGGCATCATGGCGATCTTCCAGGGGGTCGCCGCCATCACCAAGGACAGCCTGATAGTCGTCACCCGTCATTACGTGTACTCGATGAACACCGAAGGGTGGGGATGGATCCATCTCATCCTCGGGATCGTCGTCGTCCTGGCGGGCATGGCGCTCTTCACCGGCGCTGTCTGGGCCCGTGTCGTCGGTGTCGTCGTCGCCGGGCTGGAAATGATCGCCAACTTCCTGTGGCTGCCCTATTACCCGTTCTGGGCCGTCGTCCTGATCGCGATCGACGCCTTCGTCATCTGGGCGCTGTGTGTCGGCACGACCAGAAAGGAGGCCTGA
- a CDS encoding cation-translocating P-type ATPase, protein MAEQADRPGPQESPLPWYTRTPEEVAARLDVDPAVGLTAARASELLASHGPNALPEEKQKPGWLRFLDQYRSYMQIILVASAVVSLAIKEWTTAILLLVLTLFNAVVGLRQEGKAESAMNALKSMMEATARVRREGAEAEISAEQLVVGDIVLVSAGDEVPADGRIVEASSLQIDESALTGESVPAAKDAGTLTGERLAPGDQTNMAFMNTPVTHGSGLLVVTATGAETELGKISGMLSATEKEESPLTRELNTLTLWIAAAAGLTMVVMFALGRSRDQAWDALFVSAVSLAIAAIPEALPTVSQVILSVGSLNLAKRNAIVKELPSVETLGFTSAINSDKTGTLTMNQMTVVEVLSPTDRYTVSGTGYRLDGRIHHAAGSSPSIEDAVLPYLVANDAKLVDGEVVGDPTEGALLVLGHKAGLDIEATRERFPRLATLPFDPGYKLMASFNEAKDEDGRPVVRCFVKGAAPAVTARATTALADGAGIPWDEDLGARARSQTERMGGEGLRVMAAAYRDLDPVDFDPDGDLLALVTDLRMTSLVAMVDPPREESKAAVASAQAAHIRVRMVTGDDVTTGAAIARQLGIGGEAMLGADFAALPEHERLARIDDIGVVGRVAPEHKVLLAATLKKKGDVVAMTGDGVNDAPAIKAADIGIAMGSGTDVAKNASRMVLADDNFATIVYAVEEGRKLYDNLTKYIRFVLVLLVTFVLTFLGAAILNIAAGEPFTPPQVLWIHFVVNAPFGFALGFDQESPGLMRRTPRPRGESVLTRPVVITVGLAGLAVTVALLGLIKLGQAHYHSAHIGNSIAFTAFALCLIVAAYECRSERGSVLTVRTFDSKQMNLAALGEFVLAVLVTQMDAFNRILGTTDINARQFGWALLAAVALLLLWELGKLLARRSPSARSGTRGAPRSPA, encoded by the coding sequence ATGGCGGAGCAGGCTGACCGGCCCGGACCGCAGGAGTCCCCGCTTCCCTGGTACACGCGGACACCGGAGGAGGTCGCGGCCCGGCTCGACGTCGACCCTGCGGTCGGGCTCACCGCCGCCCGGGCGTCCGAGCTGTTGGCCTCCCACGGCCCGAACGCGCTCCCCGAGGAGAAGCAGAAGCCGGGCTGGCTGCGCTTCCTCGACCAGTACCGCAGCTACATGCAGATCATCCTGGTGGCCTCGGCGGTGGTCTCGCTGGCGATCAAGGAGTGGACCACCGCGATCCTGCTCCTCGTGCTCACCCTGTTCAACGCCGTCGTGGGCCTGCGCCAGGAGGGCAAGGCCGAGAGTGCGATGAACGCGCTGAAGTCGATGATGGAGGCGACGGCGCGGGTCCGGCGGGAGGGGGCTGAGGCGGAGATCTCCGCGGAACAGCTGGTGGTCGGCGACATCGTGCTCGTCTCGGCGGGCGACGAGGTGCCGGCGGACGGACGGATCGTCGAGGCCAGCTCGCTGCAGATCGACGAGTCGGCGCTGACCGGCGAGAGCGTCCCGGCGGCGAAGGACGCGGGCACCCTGACGGGCGAACGGCTCGCCCCGGGGGACCAGACGAACATGGCGTTCATGAACACCCCGGTCACCCATGGCAGCGGACTGCTCGTCGTCACCGCGACGGGCGCCGAGACCGAACTGGGCAAGATCTCCGGGATGCTGTCGGCCACGGAGAAGGAGGAGTCGCCGCTCACCCGCGAGCTCAACACGCTGACGCTGTGGATCGCGGCGGCCGCCGGCCTGACCATGGTGGTGATGTTCGCCCTCGGCCGCAGCCGCGACCAGGCGTGGGACGCGCTGTTCGTCAGCGCGGTCTCGCTGGCGATCGCGGCCATCCCGGAGGCGCTGCCCACGGTCAGCCAGGTGATCCTCTCCGTCGGCAGCCTCAACCTGGCCAAGCGCAACGCGATCGTGAAGGAACTGCCGTCCGTCGAGACGCTCGGCTTCACCTCGGCCATCAACTCCGACAAGACCGGCACCCTGACGATGAACCAGATGACGGTCGTGGAGGTGCTCAGCCCCACCGACCGCTACACCGTCTCCGGCACCGGCTACCGCCTCGACGGGAGGATCCACCACGCCGCGGGCTCCTCCCCGAGCATCGAGGACGCCGTCCTGCCCTACCTCGTCGCCAACGACGCGAAGCTGGTCGACGGCGAGGTCGTCGGCGACCCGACCGAGGGCGCCCTGCTCGTCCTCGGCCACAAAGCCGGACTGGACATCGAGGCCACCCGGGAGCGCTTCCCCCGCCTCGCGACCTTGCCGTTCGACCCCGGCTACAAGCTGATGGCCAGCTTCAACGAGGCGAAGGACGAGGACGGCCGACCGGTGGTGCGGTGCTTCGTCAAGGGCGCTGCCCCCGCGGTGACGGCCCGCGCCACCACCGCACTCGCGGATGGCGCGGGCATCCCCTGGGACGAGGACCTCGGCGCACGCGCCCGGTCGCAGACCGAGCGGATGGGTGGCGAGGGACTGCGGGTGATGGCCGCCGCCTACCGCGACCTGGACCCGGTCGACTTCGACCCGGACGGCGACCTGCTGGCGCTCGTCACCGACCTGCGGATGACCAGCCTGGTGGCCATGGTCGACCCGCCCCGCGAGGAGTCGAAGGCCGCCGTCGCCAGCGCGCAGGCCGCCCACATCCGGGTGCGCATGGTGACGGGGGACGACGTCACCACCGGCGCCGCCATCGCCCGCCAGCTCGGCATCGGCGGCGAGGCCATGCTGGGCGCCGACTTCGCGGCGCTGCCGGAGCACGAGCGGCTGGCCCGGATCGACGACATCGGCGTGGTCGGCCGCGTCGCGCCCGAGCACAAGGTGCTGCTCGCGGCCACGCTCAAGAAGAAGGGCGACGTGGTCGCGATGACCGGCGACGGGGTGAACGACGCGCCCGCCATCAAGGCCGCGGACATCGGCATCGCCATGGGCAGCGGCACCGATGTGGCGAAGAACGCCAGCCGGATGGTCCTCGCCGACGACAACTTCGCCACCATCGTCTACGCCGTGGAGGAGGGCCGGAAGCTCTACGACAACCTCACCAAGTACATCCGCTTCGTCCTGGTGCTGCTGGTGACGTTCGTGCTGACCTTCCTCGGAGCCGCGATCCTCAACATCGCCGCCGGCGAGCCGTTCACCCCGCCGCAGGTGCTGTGGATCCACTTCGTCGTCAACGCCCCGTTCGGCTTCGCCCTGGGGTTCGACCAGGAGAGCCCGGGACTGATGCGGCGCACCCCGCGTCCGCGAGGGGAGTCCGTGCTGACCAGGCCCGTCGTGATCACCGTCGGACTCGCGGGGCTGGCCGTCACGGTCGCCCTGCTCGGTCTGATCAAGCTCGGCCAGGCGCACTACCACAGCGCGCACATCGGCAACTCGATCGCCTTCACGGCCTTCGCGCTCTGCCTGATCGTGGCGGCCTACGAGTGCCGCAGCGAGCGCGGCTCGGTGCTGACCGTCCGCACCTTCGACAGCAAGCAGATGAACCTGGCGGCCCTCGGAGAGTTCGTCCTGGCGGTGCTCGTCACCCAGATGGACGCGTTCAACCGCATCCTCGGCACCACCGACATCAACGCCCGGCAGTTCGGGTGGGCCCTGCTCGCCGCGGTCGCGCTCCTGCTGCTGTGGGAGCTTGGCAAGCTCCTGGCCCGCAGATCACCGAGCGCCCGCAGCGGGACTCGTGGTGCTCCGCGGTCACCGGCGTGA
- a CDS encoding GntR family transcriptional regulator — protein METTGQQPTAAPEPKYWHLRTVLVRAIDSEFSTGQVLPNERELAARFGVARATLRQALDQLELEGRLVRRRGIGTLIAAPRVGVPVNRQEEGWPGAGRSKAWRTVDCTTAPASAQLAGNLGVAEGATVHTVRRVRLVEGRPMATESLHVPASALPHLPGFRAESDRARSVLRQLERLEVDGESRSVELGVAEADEAGLLERPPGSPVLVMTTQYVSAGRLVALAVSTYRADTCKLTFGETGLADVAPVGVTREVRTAS, from the coding sequence GTGGAAACGACAGGGCAGCAGCCCACCGCGGCTCCGGAACCGAAGTACTGGCACCTGCGCACCGTGCTGGTCCGCGCCATCGATTCGGAGTTCTCCACCGGCCAGGTGCTCCCCAACGAGCGCGAGCTCGCCGCCCGTTTCGGCGTTGCCCGGGCGACCCTTCGGCAGGCGCTCGACCAGCTGGAGCTGGAGGGCCGGCTGGTCCGCCGCCGGGGCATCGGCACCCTGATCGCCGCCCCGCGGGTCGGCGTGCCGGTCAACCGGCAGGAGGAGGGGTGGCCCGGCGCCGGCCGCAGCAAGGCCTGGCGCACGGTCGACTGCACCACCGCCCCGGCCTCGGCGCAGCTCGCCGGGAACCTCGGCGTCGCCGAGGGCGCCACCGTGCACACCGTCCGCCGGGTCCGCCTGGTCGAGGGCCGGCCCATGGCCACCGAGTCGCTGCACGTGCCCGCGTCCGCCCTGCCGCACCTGCCCGGCTTCCGCGCCGAGAGCGACCGCGCCCGCTCGGTGCTGCGCCAGCTGGAGCGCCTGGAGGTCGACGGCGAGTCCCGCTCCGTCGAGCTGGGCGTCGCCGAGGCCGACGAGGCCGGCCTCCTGGAGCGCCCACCCGGCTCGCCGGTGCTGGTGATGACCACCCAGTACGTCTCCGCCGGCCGCCTGGTCGCGCTCGCCGTCTCGACCTACCGTGCCGACACCTGCAAGCTGACCTTCGGCGAGACCGGCCTCGCCGACGTCGCCCCGGTCGGCGTCACCCGCGAGGTGCGCACCGCCTCCTGA